In the Danio rerio strain Tuebingen ecotype United States chromosome 8, GRCz12tu, whole genome shotgun sequence genome, one interval contains:
- the LOC141375863 gene encoding E3 ubiquitin-protein ligase RBBP6-like isoform X1, whose translation MSCVHYRFQSRLTYDSLQFEGLNISAGELKRQIMRSKRLKFCQLKISNAQTDEEYTDDALIPKNTSVIIRRIPAAGLKSSNRRFVGHQAGRWREPSPRADPSLLSLEQLLKTENLAEAKASEEDKLKAVMYQSSLCYYSSSEAMRLLGIPGHHIRHCPTNVGSRSAPHKRIRKSTGIPRSFLLEVDDPDRKGVMIDGSGRYVIPIIDAEAYAAEKRKRPSFSCQTEPLPSSSSAGAASSVRDAGGKRSRSPSSPETRGDQKRPRR comes from the exons atgtcttgtgttcactacaggttccagagtcgactcacctacgactcgctccagtttgaaggcctcaacatcagcgcgggggagctgaagcggcagatcatgaggagcaagaggctgaagttctgccagctgaagatcagcaacgcccagactgatgaag aatacacagatgatgctctcatccctaaaaacacgtcggtcatcatcagacggatccctgcggcgggactgaagtcctcaaacagaagatttgttgg acatcaagctggacgctggcgtgaaccttcacctagagctgatccttcactcctctcactggagcagttgttgaag actgagaatctggctgaggcaaaggcgtcagaggaggacaagctgaaagcggtgatgtaccagtccagcctgtgctactactccagcag tgaggccatgaggctgcttgggatcccgggacaccacattaggcactgccccactaatgtg ggcagccgctccgcgccgcacaagcgcatccggaagagcacagggattccccgcagcttcctgttggaggtggacgacccagaccgaaagggagtcatgatagacggcagcggccgatacgtcattcccatcatagacgc tgaggcctatgctgctgagaagagaaagaggccgtccttctcctgccagaccgagcctttgccctcctcgtcctcagcaggtgcggcatcttcggtccgggacgccggagggaaacggtcccgctccccatcttcaccagagacgcgcggcgaccagaagagaccacgtcgctga
- the LOC141375863 gene encoding E3 ubiquitin-protein ligase RBBP6-like isoform X2: MSCVHYRFQSRLTYDSLQFEGLNISAGELKRQIMRSKRLKFCQLKISNAQTDEEYTDDALIPKNTSVIIRRIPAAGLKSSNRRFVGHQAGRWREPSPRADPSLLSLEQLLKTENLAEAKASEEDKLKAVMYQSSLCYYSSRAAAPRRTSASGRAQGFPAASCWRWTTQTERES; encoded by the exons atgtcttgtgttcactacaggttccagagtcgactcacctacgactcgctccagtttgaaggcctcaacatcagcgcgggggagctgaagcggcagatcatgaggagcaagaggctgaagttctgccagctgaagatcagcaacgcccagactgatgaag aatacacagatgatgctctcatccctaaaaacacgtcggtcatcatcagacggatccctgcggcgggactgaagtcctcaaacagaagatttgttgg acatcaagctggacgctggcgtgaaccttcacctagagctgatccttcactcctctcactggagcagttgttgaag actgagaatctggctgaggcaaaggcgtcagaggaggacaagctgaaagcggtgatgtaccagtccagcctgtgctactactccagcag ggcagccgctccgcgccgcacaagcgcatccggaagagcacagggattccccgcagcttcctgttggaggtggacgacccagaccgaaagggagtcatga